The region TAATTACTCCCGTTGCATTTATAACTTTTTGTAAAGAGGAAGAGGTGATGTTTTTATATTTATTTTTTACTTTCTCAATTAGTTTTTCTTCATCAATTGAGTCAACTTTTTTATTTAAAATATCTTCTCTTAATTTATTAATTACATCTTTTGAAATGGAAGTTATAAGTGCTTTTGAATAATTATCAAATGCTGTATTTGAGACAAATTTATCTATTTTAGGAATAGACTTAAGTAAAACCATTTTTACCCTTTCAGAGTTTTTTAATATTTTTATTGTAAAATTTCATTCTAATTGGAGGGCATGTGACCCTGGTGGGCACCGCAGGCTTCAACCCTGATCGGAGGCTTTGATGACAAACGCCTCGGTAGGTTCAATTCCTACGCCTTCTCGCCAATTAATAAACTATAAGAGGTGTAACTCCTCTAGGTATAACTTCTCCAATAATAGTAGCATAACCAAAAGTTAAATCTTCAACTTTTTTAATATACTCTTTAGCATCATTTTTATCCATAGCAATCAATAGACCACCTGAAGTTTGTGCATCACAATACATTTGATAACATTTAGAAGTAGGGCACATAATAGTTGTTTTATCTTCTAAATATTTCATATTTCTTTTTGTTCCTCCTGGAACTACACCTTGGTCTGCAAATTCTTGGGCATCTTTCATAACAGGAACTATTCCACAATGTATTGCAAAAGATGTTATATCTGATGTAGATTCAAGTGCATGTCCTAAAAGACCAAAACCTGTAATATCAGTACAAGAACTAACATCATATTCTCTTAATATTTTTGATGGAAGATAGTTTAATGTTTCCATCACTTTTATTGCTTCATTTTTGGTTGACTCACTAATTAAATCTCTTTTAATAGCAGTTGTTAATATTCCCATTCCTAATGGTTTTGTCAATACTAATACATGACCTATTTTTGCTGTATTATTTTTATATATTTTATCTGGATGAATCATACCCGTAACTGAAAGTCCATAAAACATTTCAGGTGCTTCAATTGTGTGACCGCCCATTAATAATCCACCACACTCTTTTATCTTTTCATTTCCACCTCTTAGGATTTCTCCTAAAGCTTCTCTCTCATGATTTTTTCTGTCAAAGCCTACAATATTTAGTGCAGTTTTTACTTCTGCACCCATTGCAAATATATCAGAAAGAGAGTTTGCAGCAGCTATTTTCCCATAAATATATGGGTCATCCACAACTGGCGTTATAAAATCAAGTGTTTGAACTAACGCTTCATCATCATTTAATTTATAAACACAAGCGTCATCACTTGTATCAAATCCAACAAGAACTCTGTCATCGCATGGTACTAAGTTGCTAATAGTTTGTTTTAGATCTCCCGGACCTAATTTTGCAGCTCAACCAGCAGCTTGGACAAATTTTGTTAGTTTATATTCATCATTATTCATAATTATCCTAATTTATGGAGGAGTACAAGTATAAGTTTAGTAAGTAAGACTTTTATGTACACCTATACCATAGGTTCATCTATATAAATTTTACATTTAAATTAGTTAAATAGAGATTAACTTTAATAGTAAGTTTTTGTTTACTATTTGATAATTTTTAAAAAAAAATAAGATTTTGAAATAATTAAACTAAATATTAACTTTTGAAATAAAGCTAATAAAAATTGAATTTGTGGGAAAAATTAAGAAGTATAATAATAGTAAATAATATTTTACTATTTAAGTTAAATATTATTTGTAATTTATTATAGTACTTAAAATATTAAAGCATAACCTAAGGATTAGGTTGGACATTTTCATATGCATGAATTTTATGACTACATATGCTTCAAAACAAATTGGAGTAATTTATGGAAAGAAGAAACTTTCTTAAAAGTTCAGCACTACTTTCAACTACAGTGCTAATTAACCCTAGTTTTGCATTTGCAAAAACAGAATCAAATCCTTTTGGAATTAAAGATGGATTTAGAAAATTTACAATCAAAAATGATTACAAACTTGAAGCAAGTAATGAAGTAACTCAACTTTGGGTTCCAGTTCCATTAACATCTAAATATCAAGAATTAGTTGATATAAAATTTGATGGAAATTATGAAAAAGCAGAAATTGTAAAAAATCCTTATGATACAAAAGTTCTTTATGTAAAATGGGCAAAAAGTGATAAAGAAAGAGTATTAAATGTTACTTTTGATGTTATTACAAACCAAAAAAGCCTTGATTTATCAAAAGCTGATGGTAAAGAAATATATAGTGATGAAGTAAAAGTATTCTTAGAGCCAACTAAACATATTCCTGTTACAGAAAAAATTACAGCTTTAGCAAATGATATTACTAAAAATGCTAAAACACCATTAGAAAAAGCACAAGCAATTTATGATTGGACAGTTACTACTATGTATAGAGACAATAGTGTTGTAGGTTGTGGACTTGGTGATGCAGGTAAAGCAATTGAAGAGAAAATCTATGGTGGAAAATGTACAGATATTAGTTCTGTATTTGTTGCACTTCTAAGAAATGCAAATATTCCAGCTAGAGAAGTATTTGGTATTAGAGCAGGTAAATCAAAAATTTCTAAAGTTTGTGGAAAAGCAGATGAGAATGGTTTTGCAAAAATCACTGGTGGTCAACATTGTAGAGCAGAGTTCTTTATTAGTGGTTTAGGTTGGGTTCCAGCTGATCCTGCTGATGTTACAAAAGTAAGATTAGGAGAAAAATTAACTAACGAATCTGAAAAAACTATCCAAACTAAAAACTTCATGTTTGGATCTTGGGAAATGAACTGGGTTGCATTTAACTACGCAAGAGATTTTGTATTAAATCCTAAACCAGCACAATATCCTCTAAATATGTTAGGATACCCTTATGCAGAAGTTGGAGAAGATGCACAAAACTACTATGACCCAAAAGGTTTTGCATATTCTTATACTTCTCAAGAGAATAAATGAAAAATTTTATAGTTCCGATAATAGGTGCAGTTATTACTGCACTATTATCAACTTTATGCTGTTTACCGGCATTTTTATTTTTATTCTTTGGTGTTTCAGGTGGAATACTAACTTATTTTACTACTTTAGAATATACAAGAATCCCTTTAGCTATTTTATCAGTAGTATTTTTTCTTTGGGGAATCAAAAATCTTAATAAAAAAGTTACTTGTAAATGTACTAGAAAAAATATAACAACAAATGTATTGATTTTTTCAGCTATATTAATTTTACTTTTTGCACTACTTTTTTATCCAGAATTAATATCTTATGTAATGGACTAATTATGAAAAAAATTTTTTTAATACTATTTATTGCAGTTTCAGTTTATGCTTCAAAATTATCAGTGATAAAAGTTGAAGGTATGCATTGCCCTTTATGTACTACAGCAGTAAAAAAGGCTGTTAAATCATTAGATGGTATTGAAAAAGTTTCAGTTAAACTTAATACAAAAGAAGTAAAAGTTACATATAACGATAATGTAAAATTAGAAGATATCTTAACTGCTATAAAAACAACCTCTTATGAGGGTATAGAGATTTCTACAAAAAAACTTAATCAATAATAGATAATTATTATCAATTTTATAAATAAGACAATTTTTTTTTACTCTTTAAACTAAAATTTACAATAATTCAAATAAGATATAAAATTTATTTATTAAAATTATAATTTAATTGAATAATAATCTGTAAGGAGAGAATATGTATGAAATATGGCGAAAACTTTTTGGTAATCTAAAAGTTTTTAAGAAAATGTTATTAGTATCAGTTGTTTCATTAATTTCAATGATTGTATTAACTTTTATACTTTTATTGGGTCAAGAAAAAATGATGATAAAAGAGAAAAAGACTCAATTGGTTAATATAATAGATCTATCCTACAGTTTTACTCAAAAAGAATACAACAAATTCAAATCTGGTGAAATTACAGAAGAAGAAGCTAAAAAAAATGTTTTAGAAGCATATAAAAACTTTAGATATCAAGGTAATAACTATATTTGGATAAATGATAATAATATAGATTCTGTAAAAATGGTTATGCATCCAATGACACCAAATAGAGATGGTAAAATTATGGACTCAGATGTTTATAATGTAGCTACTGCAATTGATTTTGGTGAAGATTCAAAATCAAGTAAAAAATTAGATAATACAAATATGTTTAAAGCCTTTGTTGAAGCTACACAAGGAAGTGGTTCAGGATTTGTTCATTACTCAAGAGTTGATGAAAAAACTAAAAAACTACAAAAAAAGCTTTCTTATGTAAAAGAATTCGCTCCTTGGGGTTGGGTTTTTGGTTCAGGAATTTATATTGATGATATAGAAGAAGAGTTTATGAATTCTGCACAAAAAGCAGGATTAATAGTTTTAATTATTCTTGGAATTTTATCTTTTATTTTCCGTATGATTACAAAAGAGATTGTATTAAAAGTTACATTTATAAATGAAGGTTTAGAAAATTTCTTTGCATATTTAAATAGAGAAACTACTGAGGTAGAGATTAAACAAATCACTTGTAGAGATGAGTTTGGTTTTATGTCTGATTTAATCAATTCAAATATTGAAAAAGCTAAAAAAGGTATTCAAGAAGATAGAGAATTAATTAATGAAACAATCAATGTGTTAGGTGAATTTGAACAAGGCGATTTATGCCAAAGATTACATATGAATGTTTCAAATCCTGCAATGATGCAATTAAAAAATGTTTTAAATAAAATGGCTGAAAATTTAGAACATAATATTGATAATGTTTTAAATGTATTAGAAAAATATACTAACTTTAATTATCTAGATAAAGTAAATACTACAGGTATTAAAGAGGATTTATTAAAACTAGCAAATGGTGTAAATAGTTTAGGTGATTCAATTACAACAATGCTTGTAGAAAATAAATCTAATGGTGTAACTTTACATGATAGTTCAACTGTACTTTTAGATAATGTTGGAAAACTTAACAATAGTGCAAATGAAGCGGCATCATCATTAGAAGAAACAGCAGCAGCATTAGAGCAAATGACTGGAAATATTAGAAATAATACTCATAATATTGCTAAAATGGCCGAAATTTCAAATAATGTAACAAAATCAGCTAACAGTGGTGAAAAATTAGCAAATGATACAGTTGCATCAATGGAAGATATTGATACACAAGTTACAGCTATTAATGAAGCTATTGGAGTTATTGATCAAATTGCTTTTCAAACAAATATTTTATCACTTAATGCAGCAGTTGAAGCTGCAACAGCAGGGGAAGCTGGAAAAGGATTCTCTGTTGTTGCTCAAGAAGTAAGAAACCTTGCTACTAGAAGTGCAGAAGCTGCAAAAGAGATTAAAGGTATGGTTGAAAATGCAACTAAAAAAGCTGATGAAGGTAAAGAGATAGCAACTAATATGATAAATGGTTATAAGATGCTAAATCAAGATATTACACAAACTATCGAGCTTATATCAGATGTTGAAATGTCAAGTAAAGAGCAATTAACTGGAATTGAGCAAATCAATGATGCAGTTGCACAACTTGACCAACAAACACAACAAAATGCAGAAATTGCTTCTCAAACAAATGATATAGCTATATCAACTGATTCTATTGCAAAAGTAATTGTAAAAAATGCTGATGAAAAAGAGTTTAAAGGTAAAGATAGTGTAAAAGCAAAAACTTTTAAACATCAAGATTTAGAAAAACCTGTTAAAAAAGAAAAAGTAATTGAATCTAAATCAAATGATAGTGATGAGTGGGAAAGTTTTTAAAAGATAGCCTTTAGATGATTATTTCATCTAAAGGTGCTTGTCTTACTTCTTCTATTTGAAAACAAGCATTTGCAACTTTTCTAGCTGTATCTTCTTGGTATTTGTTAGTAATATTTGAGATTGTTTCCATCTCATCTTTTGAAAATAATGATTTATCAAAATCCTCTTCCATTTTTATAAAATTTAATTCAATAAATTTTTCTTTTGTTAAGATTTCAATATCAAGATAATCGAGTAGTTCTGTAATTAAATATAATCTCTCATCATCTTCATCAACATCTTCATTATTTGCAATGATATCAAAAATTTCACTTAATATCATAGGTTCAGGGTTTCTTTTTTGTTTTATAAATTGTTCATTAAAAATCTTTTTATTAAAATTTTTTTGATGTTCAAATTCTATTAAAAATAGTAAAATAGAAAGTTTTTTGTCATTTAGATGCTTCATATCATTTTCAAGCATATAGAGTATTACATTTGCAATTTTTGTAATATCAATTTTCAAGTTTATCCTTTATAATTTATTTAATTCAATTTCATTAAATTTGTATGTTTTATGTGCTGTTTTTACAAGTATCTTTTTCTCTGATAACTCTTTAAAAAGTTTGATTAATGTAGGTTTAGATATTGATATCTCATTCATAATATCACTATATGATGCTGTAAAAATTGAATTTTTATCTAAATTACTAACAATATATTTTATTACTTCTACTTGTTTTCCATCTGTTACTGCTGAAATCATCTTAATTACATTAGAGTTTTTTTGAATCTCTTGGGCTTGTATAATTGGAAAAACAATATCATGAATTGTATTCAACAACTCTTTTATATTTATAGGTTTAACTATATAGTTTTCAACTTTTAGTTTTATTGCATCTAATAGATATTTTGTATCTGTATGCGCCGTTATGAGTATAGTAGGGATATCAATCTCTTTTTCCTCTTTTAAGTATCTAAGAAAATCAATACCATTTTCATTTTCCAAAAGTATGTCAGAAATTATAACATGTACTTTTTCTTTTTCAATAATTTCCATAGCTTCATTTGAAGTATTAACCGCATAAACTTTCCCTACAAAATCATCTAATATATCTTTTGTATGTGTTAATAAAGATTTATCATCTTCAATATAAAGTATATTAAAGTTGTTTAATATATTCAGATTTCTTTCAATCATTATTTTCACCTTTCTTTTCTAATGGAATATCAATAATAAATAAAGCACCATATTCTAATTGATTACCATCTATTTTATTATAAACATTCTTACATTTTATATTACCGTTCATATGTTTTTCAATAATTTGCTTTGACATATATAAACCAATACCAGTTCCTGCACTTTTATATTTGGTTGTATAATAAGGTTCAAATATTTGAGGAAGAATGGTTTCATCTATACCTCCACCATTGTCATACACATTTATTCTAACATTATCTTTGTATTCTTTTACAACAATTTTTATTACTCTTTTTGTATCTATATTTTTTAAGGCATCTTTTGAATTTGAAATCATATTTAAAATAACGTGAGATAGTTCATTATAAAAACCATGAATTTGTATATCTTTATCAACAATTAGATTTAGTTTTATATTCTCTTTTTCTAACATATATTTTGATAATTCAATTGAATGTTTTACACAATCTTTTACACTAAATAAAATTTTATCTTTATTTGGGCTAAAAAAGTTTTGAAAATCTTCTAAAGTGTTTGACATATTTTCTGCAAGTAAAACAGCATCTTGCGTTTTCTTTTCAACAAAATCGTAAGATAGTTTTCCTAGCTCCATTTTAGTTTGAAAAGATTGAATAATCATCATTAAAGAGCCTAAAGGTTGTCTCCATTGATGTGCAATATTTCCAAGCATTTCCCCTAAACTTACAAGTTTTGATTGTTGGAACATTATTAAATCTTTTTTTCTAGAGTTAGCAACTTCCATTTTTATTCTTTTTTCTAATGATTCATTTAACTCTTGTAATTCTTTTGTTTTCTCATTTACAGCAACTTCAAGATTAAAATGTAGTTTTCTAAAATTGCTAATAACAATTAAAGATAAAGCAATAGAAAAAACAAAAACAAATATTATTGAGATATTTAGAAATGTTGTTAGGGTACTATATATTTTTTGAGTTCTATTTCTTTCAACTATGGCTTGATTTAAATCATAATTAATTAAATTTGAAATATAAATATTTACAGAGTTTATTTTAGAATATATAGTATCAATTTCTGTATTTGCATCAATAAACTTTTCATTTTCTAAAAGTTTTACAATAAGATTTATTGTTCTATGTAGTTCTTCTATTTTTTTATTTATATTTAAAACAATATTATTATGCAAAACGGTACTATTTAAATCAGTTTCTATACAAAATAACTTACTTGTAAGAATTGAAATATCTGATCTCTCAAGATTACTTAAAGAGTTTTCTTTGTAGTTCAACCAACTTTTATTTATTAGTTGTTGACCTAAACTAATAATATCTTTTGATTCATTTATTGCTATATTTTTATGTTGAATATCATAAAAAGTATCATAAATATTGATTTTATAAGTATCTTTTATATTCTCTAGTTGAATAATGGGTTTTGTTCTTTTAGTAAAAAGAATATCAAAATCATTTTTTAAAGTATATACAGAAACTTGTGAGAGAATTATAATTATTATCATTCCTCCAGCAATAATAAAGCTAAGAAAATAAGTTTTATATGCGAAGGTTAAAGCATCAAAATATTTAAAAAAAGTTGATAACAATTTACTGAAAATATTTAATTTAAAATTAGTTTTTTTCTTCATATTCAATCTCAATAAATTTATTATCTTCATATTTAAAAAGGTATGTTTTATTTAATAATTCAGTATTATTAAACTTTAAAGGAATACCATTAATTGCATCTTTTGTATTATATTTTATTTGTTTTAAAAAGTTTTTATATGTTAAAGAATTATTTGCTTTTTTTAATGCTTCTACTGTAACCTTTGCTGCAAGAAATGATTCAAAAGATATAAATCCTAATTGCTCTTTTGGATAATATCTTTTCATCAGATATTTATATTCATTGATTACATCAATTTCATAATTATCACTACTTGGAACCACTTCTGAAAAGATTATATTTTTAACTTTTTTCCCATTTAAATTATTTATCATCTCATTTGCATTACTAAAAGAGATACTACAAAAAACTACATTTTTTAAATCCTTATCTTTTAAAGCTCTTTTTATAAACAAAGAATTAGCTTTATATGAACCCACCATTAAAACAGCTTCAGGTTTACTATTTTTTATCTCTTTAAATGCATGTTTTATTGATAAGGTATTTCTTTTATATGTACCTTCCCCAACAAGATTCAAATTTTTCTTTTTTAATGCTGAAATTAAAGAGATATATCCCTCTTCACCATAAATATCATTTTGATAAAATACAGCAAATTTTTCTATATGCTTAATATCATATAGATAATTGATTATCTTTTGAATCTCTTCTTTATATGATGACCTAAAGTTGACAATATTTTTATATTTTGAGTCTCTTAAAAATGATGCTCCTGTAAAAGGAGCAATAAATGGAATATCTGTTTCTGTAATTATATGTAAAATATTTTTTACTGTAGGTGTACCTACATATCCATATAAAGCAAAAAGATCATCTCTTTCTAAAAGTTTTTTTGTATTTTCTAACGTTAAATCAGGTTCATATTTATCATCAAGTGTTACAAGTTTAATTTGTCGCCCATTAGGTAAAAGTTTTCTTTCATTTACAAATTTAAAGTAAGCATTAGAACCAATCTCTACACTTTTTCCCCATTCTTTCATTATCCCAGTTTTTGGTAATGAACTACCCAAAACTATTGTATTATTTGTATATATATCTAGTTTTGATACAAAAAAAATCGTAATTATTATTAATATAAAAGCTGAAATATATTTGAACAACAATTTTCCTTTATTTTTTTTAGACTAGTTATATAGACACTTTAGAGATATTTTATTAAATAAAATAGCATAATAATCATTTGACTTAATAAAACACTAAGTATTTTAAAACTAAAATTGGTAAATAATATTTTACCAAAGGCATAGGTTATGCAGGAATTTATATACTACAATCCAAATGGAATTGAATTTCCACTTCCTGAATCAATTGTTGTAACCAATAAATTGATTGATTACAAAAACGATAACTTTATTGTATCAAATGTTAGTATGACAAATACTGAATTAGTAGCAAATGAGATAGATTTTTATATA is a window of Halarcobacter sp. DNA encoding:
- the selD gene encoding selenide, water dikinase SelD, translating into MNNDEYKLTKFVQAAGUAAKLGPGDLKQTISNLVPCDDRVLVGFDTSDDACVYKLNDDEALVQTLDFITPVVDDPYIYGKIAAANSLSDIFAMGAEVKTALNIVGFDRKNHEREALGEILRGGNEKIKECGGLLMGGHTIEAPEMFYGLSVTGMIHPDKIYKNNTAKIGHVLVLTKPLGMGILTTAIKRDLISESTKNEAIKVMETLNYLPSKILREYDVSSCTDITGFGLLGHALESTSDITSFAIHCGIVPVMKDAQEFADQGVVPGGTKRNMKYLEDKTTIMCPTSKCYQMYCDAQTSGGLLIAMDKNDAKEYIKKVEDLTFGYATIIGEVIPRGVTPLIVY
- a CDS encoding transglutaminase family protein is translated as MERRNFLKSSALLSTTVLINPSFAFAKTESNPFGIKDGFRKFTIKNDYKLEASNEVTQLWVPVPLTSKYQELVDIKFDGNYEKAEIVKNPYDTKVLYVKWAKSDKERVLNVTFDVITNQKSLDLSKADGKEIYSDEVKVFLEPTKHIPVTEKITALANDITKNAKTPLEKAQAIYDWTVTTMYRDNSVVGCGLGDAGKAIEEKIYGGKCTDISSVFVALLRNANIPAREVFGIRAGKSKISKVCGKADENGFAKITGGQHCRAEFFISGLGWVPADPADVTKVRLGEKLTNESEKTIQTKNFMFGSWEMNWVAFNYARDFVLNPKPAQYPLNMLGYPYAEVGEDAQNYYDPKGFAYSYTSQENK
- a CDS encoding heavy metal-associated domain-containing protein, whose protein sequence is MKKIFLILFIAVSVYASKLSVIKVEGMHCPLCTTAVKKAVKSLDGIEKVSVKLNTKEVKVTYNDNVKLEDILTAIKTTSYEGIEISTKKLNQ
- a CDS encoding methyl-accepting chemotaxis protein, whose translation is MYEIWRKLFGNLKVFKKMLLVSVVSLISMIVLTFILLLGQEKMMIKEKKTQLVNIIDLSYSFTQKEYNKFKSGEITEEEAKKNVLEAYKNFRYQGNNYIWINDNNIDSVKMVMHPMTPNRDGKIMDSDVYNVATAIDFGEDSKSSKKLDNTNMFKAFVEATQGSGSGFVHYSRVDEKTKKLQKKLSYVKEFAPWGWVFGSGIYIDDIEEEFMNSAQKAGLIVLIILGILSFIFRMITKEIVLKVTFINEGLENFFAYLNRETTEVEIKQITCRDEFGFMSDLINSNIEKAKKGIQEDRELINETINVLGEFEQGDLCQRLHMNVSNPAMMQLKNVLNKMAENLEHNIDNVLNVLEKYTNFNYLDKVNTTGIKEDLLKLANGVNSLGDSITTMLVENKSNGVTLHDSSTVLLDNVGKLNNSANEAASSLEETAAALEQMTGNIRNNTHNIAKMAEISNNVTKSANSGEKLANDTVASMEDIDTQVTAINEAIGVIDQIAFQTNILSLNAAVEAATAGEAGKGFSVVAQEVRNLATRSAEAAKEIKGMVENATKKADEGKEIATNMINGYKMLNQDITQTIELISDVEMSSKEQLTGIEQINDAVAQLDQQTQQNAEIASQTNDIAISTDSIAKVIVKNADEKEFKGKDSVKAKTFKHQDLEKPVKKEKVIESKSNDSDEWESF
- a CDS encoding type II toxin-antitoxin system antitoxin SocA domain-containing protein, encoding MKIDITKIANVILYMLENDMKHLNDKKLSILLFLIEFEHQKNFNKKIFNEQFIKQKRNPEPMILSEIFDIIANNEDVDEDDERLYLITELLDYLDIEILTKEKFIELNFIKMEEDFDKSLFSKDEMETISNITNKYQEDTARKVANACFQIEEVRQAPLDEIII
- a CDS encoding response regulator; amino-acid sequence: MIERNLNILNNFNILYIEDDKSLLTHTKDILDDFVGKVYAVNTSNEAMEIIEKEKVHVIISDILLENENGIDFLRYLKEEKEIDIPTILITAHTDTKYLLDAIKLKVENYIVKPINIKELLNTIHDIVFPIIQAQEIQKNSNVIKMISAVTDGKQVEVIKYIVSNLDKNSIFTASYSDIMNEISISKPTLIKLFKELSEKKILVKTAHKTYKFNEIELNKL
- a CDS encoding HAMP domain-containing sensor histidine kinase; the encoded protein is MKKKTNFKLNIFSKLLSTFFKYFDALTFAYKTYFLSFIIAGGMIIIIILSQVSVYTLKNDFDILFTKRTKPIIQLENIKDTYKINIYDTFYDIQHKNIAINESKDIISLGQQLINKSWLNYKENSLSNLERSDISILTSKLFCIETDLNSTVLHNNIVLNINKKIEELHRTINLIVKLLENEKFIDANTEIDTIYSKINSVNIYISNLINYDLNQAIVERNRTQKIYSTLTTFLNISIIFVFVFSIALSLIVISNFRKLHFNLEVAVNEKTKELQELNESLEKRIKMEVANSRKKDLIMFQQSKLVSLGEMLGNIAHQWRQPLGSLMMIIQSFQTKMELGKLSYDFVEKKTQDAVLLAENMSNTLEDFQNFFSPNKDKILFSVKDCVKHSIELSKYMLEKENIKLNLIVDKDIQIHGFYNELSHVILNMISNSKDALKNIDTKRVIKIVVKEYKDNVRINVYDNGGGIDETILPQIFEPYYTTKYKSAGTGIGLYMSKQIIEKHMNGNIKCKNVYNKIDGNQLEYGALFIIDIPLEKKGENND
- a CDS encoding ABC transporter substrate-binding protein — encoded protein: MFKYISAFILIIITIFFVSKLDIYTNNTIVLGSSLPKTGIMKEWGKSVEIGSNAYFKFVNERKLLPNGRQIKLVTLDDKYEPDLTLENTKKLLERDDLFALYGYVGTPTVKNILHIITETDIPFIAPFTGASFLRDSKYKNIVNFRSSYKEEIQKIINYLYDIKHIEKFAVFYQNDIYGEEGYISLISALKKKNLNLVGEGTYKRNTLSIKHAFKEIKNSKPEAVLMVGSYKANSLFIKRALKDKDLKNVVFCSISFSNANEMINNLNGKKVKNIIFSEVVPSSDNYEIDVINEYKYLMKRYYPKEQLGFISFESFLAAKVTVEALKKANNSLTYKNFLKQIKYNTKDAINGIPLKFNNTELLNKTYLFKYEDNKFIEIEYEEKN